The genomic stretch GACCTCGCCGGAGACTGCCGGACGATTTTTGAAACCTCGCCGGAGGTTACCGAAGGATGCGATTTCTTCGATGCTTTACCCGACGATCTCGTCCTTTCTGTTCTCGGCAAGCTCAGCTCCACCGCCGCCTGTCCAGCCGATTTCGTAAACGTTTTGACGACGTATGTATTTCTGCCTTTTTACTTGTTGAATAAAATTCGTTGAAATTCACAGATTTCATGATTTTAGATCTTTCAAAGCCTTTACGTTTCTTCCTGTTGCTTATCCTCTAATTAGGAAGCCGGTTAGGAGAGATTAATCCGAAGGAAAATAAAACTGAATGTCGGATTGTCGCATTAATCGAAACTGTTTTTGCTTTTCCGCTTCGTGTTAATCTCCTTATCTTTTCAATTTATTCTACATCTGAATCTAACGGTTATTAATTTTGCGATGAACAGATGCAAAAGACTGAACGGATTAGGCCTTCATTCTCTGGTCTTATCCAAAGCCTCTCATAAAATGTTGGCCGTTAAAGCTAGCAGCTGGTCCGAGTCGGCTCACCGATTCCTCAAACTCTGCGCCGATAGCGGAAACATCGAAGCTTGCCACACTCTCGGCATGGTTAgtattttcattaattttcgttttatttctaaaaaagtaattaaaaatttatttgcGAATTAGGCAATACATGCAAATCTCATctcacaaattaaaaaaaatcgactGAGATTTCTCAACAGTAATAATGATTTAATTTTCCGTAAACAGATACGTTTCTATTGCTTGCAAAACCGAAGCAGCGGCGCATCGCTAATGGCGAAGGCGGCGATCGGCTCGCACGCCGCCGCGCTCTACTCGCTCGCCGTGATTCAATTCAACGGCAGCGGCGGCTCGAAGAACGACAAGGACCTCCGCGCGGGGGTCGCCCTGTGCGCACGCGCCGCCTTCCTCGGCCACGTCGACGCGCTCCGGGAGCTCGGCCACTGCCTGCAGGACGGCTACGGCGTGAAGCAGAACATCGCGGAGGGGCGCCGCTTCCTCGTCCAGGCCAACGCGCGCGAGCTCGCCGTCGTCCTCGCCTCGAATCCCTCGGCCGTCGTTCCGAGCTCCTGGCTGACGTGTAACCACCGGGGCCACGTGGCCgggggcggaggcggaggcggcgggtGCCCCTTGCTGAGCGATTTCGGCTGCAACGTGCCCGCTCCCGAGGCACACGCCGTGAACCGGTTTTTATCGGACTGGTTCTCGGCCCTGGCCGAGGGAGTGCCCGGACCGGGTTTGAGGCTTTGTTCTCACTCGGGCTGTGGGCGGCCCGAGACTAGGAGGCATGAGTTCCGGCGGTGCTCTGTGTGCGGAGCAGTGAATTACTGCTCCCGCGCTTGTCAGGCGCTGGATTGGAAGCTCCGCCATAAGGCGGAGTGCACCCCCGTGGAGCGGTGGGCGGACGAAGACGGAGAAAACGACGGAAACGGCTGAAGGAGTCGAGAGAGATAATGGAGAATGTGGGGGTCAAATTGTAGAGAAGAGAAAGATTTGGGGTCATTTTTTGATGGACAATTGTGGTCAAAGTTTTTTTTGTATAGGAATGTAAAGTGATGTCTCTCTCTCCCCCCTTAATTAATCTCATTAGTTCTAGAGTTTATTGAGATTTAAATTCGATAAAAACAAATATTGAACTTATAGCAGTACAATATTCAATTCAAGTCCTCTTCTTAGTTTTGGTGATTTGCTAGTCATGTTTAATATGATTATATGAATAAGGTAATGTGAATCATAATTGTAGATCAGAAATGGGGACCAAATGATAAGGGAAAGGGCGATGTTGCTGGGCTCTTTTCACACTTCTTCAATTGACAACATTATCACATGAGATGTGGGACATGATGGGCAGCTAGCTAGAAGTTCTTGATAAATTTCTTCAAAACAAAGTGTGACATTGATTCCAAGTGAAAATCATTAGGTGAAATTTTCTAAATAGCCAACCACATTAATATGCTTGAATTCTGCCTTAACTTTAGGGTAAAGACTGAAGTTTGAGAAAGCTCATTTGAATCTACAATGTGAATgaaatttggataattaaactGCCAAAGTTTTGTATGATATAATTACACTCAAAGCCccttttatttttacatttaagGTTCTATTTTGCGGCAAAGAGgactaatagtaataaaaagtTTTGGGTTGTTGGTTTAT from Salvia splendens isolate huo1 chromosome 15, SspV2, whole genome shotgun sequence encodes the following:
- the LOC121769392 gene encoding F-box protein At1g67340-like; translated protein: MRTRRGLCYPRVMNRCVENSSGGVAKRRKVDLAGDCRTIFETSPEVTEGCDFFDALPDDLVLSVLGKLSSTAACPADFVNVLTTCKRLNGLGLHSLVLSKASHKMLAVKASSWSESAHRFLKLCADSGNIEACHTLGMIRFYCLQNRSSGASLMAKAAIGSHAAALYSLAVIQFNGSGGSKNDKDLRAGVALCARAAFLGHVDALRELGHCLQDGYGVKQNIAEGRRFLVQANARELAVVLASNPSAVVPSSWLTCNHRGHVAGGGGGGGGCPLLSDFGCNVPAPEAHAVNRFLSDWFSALAEGVPGPGLRLCSHSGCGRPETRRHEFRRCSVCGAVNYCSRACQALDWKLRHKAECTPVERWADEDGENDGNG